A genomic segment from Janthinobacterium sp. 64 encodes:
- a CDS encoding cupin-like domain-containing protein yields MSVEKEVPLPLAATPIAPRALPPRPPAEFSSPEAALARKQAREDKDAQVRGVTSIDAMREAIKQAARDLPAITAVPRLGMLDAAAFRARAALGLPFLMRGLVRRWPLSQLAPDVLREQFSHVPVRARVGDYINTAFAADRAMQDMSMGQYLDLVAEGRYALPPYLGNLELRELNRLCHWPTYFDKMGPPRFWVGPAGTVTPLHCDYDDNIFAQVWGRKRIFLSPPHHDVFLYPSEANAILFGSPFDPEAPDFQRFPLARQATMIECLVEPGDMLYVPAGWYHQVRALTFSLSSNRWARAVPLALHGDAALRRTEA; encoded by the coding sequence ATGTCTGTAGAAAAAGAAGTGCCGCTCCCGCTTGCGGCCACCCCCATCGCGCCGCGCGCCTTGCCGCCCAGGCCGCCAGCAGAATTCAGTTCGCCCGAAGCGGCACTGGCGCGCAAGCAGGCGCGCGAAGACAAGGATGCGCAGGTGCGCGGCGTCACGTCCATCGACGCCATGCGCGAGGCCATCAAGCAGGCGGCGCGCGACTTGCCTGCCATTACTGCCGTGCCGCGTCTGGGCATGCTGGACGCCGCCGCCTTCCGCGCGCGCGCCGCGCTCGGTTTGCCATTCCTGATGCGCGGACTGGTGCGGCGCTGGCCTTTGTCCCAGCTGGCGCCTGACGTCTTGCGCGAGCAGTTCAGCCATGTGCCCGTGCGGGCGCGGGTGGGCGACTACATCAACACGGCCTTTGCGGCCGACCGCGCCATGCAGGACATGTCAATGGGGCAATACCTGGATCTGGTAGCAGAGGGCAGGTACGCGTTGCCGCCTTACCTGGGCAACCTGGAATTGCGCGAACTGAACCGCCTGTGCCACTGGCCCACGTATTTCGACAAGATGGGCCCGCCGCGCTTCTGGGTGGGACCGGCGGGCACGGTGACGCCCTTGCATTGCGATTACGACGACAATATCTTCGCCCAGGTGTGGGGCCGCAAGCGTATCTTTTTATCGCCGCCGCACCACGATGTCTTTCTGTATCCCAGCGAGGCGAATGCCATCCTGTTCGGTTCGCCGTTCGATCCGGAAGCGCCCGATTTCCAGCGTTTTCCGCTGGCGCGCCAGGCCACCATGATCGAATGCCTCGTCGAGCCGGGCGACATGCTGTACGTGCCCGCTGGCTGGTACCACCAGGTGCGCGCGCTGACGTTTTCGCTGTCCTCGAATCGCTGGGCCAGGGCCGTGCCGCTGGCGCTGCATGGGGATGCTGCGCTGCGGCGTACCGAGGCTTAA
- a CDS encoding LON peptidase substrate-binding domain-containing protein yields the protein MTSIPLFPLNTVLYPDGYLPLQIFEVRYLDMIRQCIMGEQPFGVVQLLDGAEVRKPGQHETLAPVGTLARIVDWAAPLSGLLQIKCMGLQRFHIVSSEQLKHGLWMAQVETLAPDKTIPIPQEQQNVADALGALIRTLQEQKIPPEQMPLQPPYRLDECGWVANRWCELLSLSAMQKQLLLSQDNPVLRLELVQDMLTENGLLEE from the coding sequence ATGACCTCGATACCTTTGTTCCCGCTCAATACGGTGCTGTATCCCGATGGCTATCTGCCCCTGCAGATCTTCGAGGTACGCTATCTGGACATGATACGTCAGTGCATCATGGGCGAGCAGCCGTTCGGCGTGGTGCAATTGCTGGACGGCGCGGAGGTGCGCAAGCCGGGCCAGCACGAGACGCTGGCGCCAGTGGGCACCCTGGCGCGCATCGTCGACTGGGCCGCACCCCTGTCGGGCTTGCTGCAAATTAAATGCATGGGCCTGCAGCGCTTTCACATCGTCTCCAGCGAGCAGCTCAAGCACGGCTTGTGGATGGCGCAGGTCGAAACCCTGGCGCCCGATAAAACCATTCCCATCCCGCAAGAGCAGCAAAACGTCGCCGACGCGCTCGGCGCGCTGATCCGCACCTTGCAGGAGCAAAAGATCCCGCCCGAGCAAATGCCGCTGCAGCCGCCGTACCGGCTCGACGAGTGCGGCTGGGTGGCGAACCGCTGGTGCGAGCTGCTATCCCTGAGCGCCATGCAAAAGCAACTGCTGCTGAGTCAGGACAATCCCGTGCTGCGACTGGAACTGGTGCAAGACATGCTCACTGAAAATGGCCTGCTCGAAGAGTAA
- a CDS encoding DEAD/DEAH box helicase has translation MTFSSLGLIDPLVRKLDELGYAKPTPVQAQAIPAVLAGRDLMAAAQTGTGKTAGFAVPLLQRLTLEGVVAPQCVRVLVLVPTRELAEQVYASFRSYGGNLPLRSFVAYGGVPIEPQISKLRKGLDVLVATPGRLLDLQTQGAVKFEQVQTLVLDEADRMLDLGFERELDILLMTMPKQRQTLLFSATFSDAIRAMAKTMLKDPVSVEVSARNSTVKAVKQSVIVCDKKRKPELFLHLLKKKRWGQVLVFVKTRKGVELLVNTLLEQGVRADSIHGDKTQPNRLRALARFKSAEVQVLVATDVAARGLDIDQLPVVVNFDLPTVAEDYIHRIGRTGRAGASGEAISLVCADEVELLSAVEALTRQTLKRNEEPGYEAEHRVPGTSAGGTIQKKAVKVLAPKAAERAKKRRFYK, from the coding sequence ATGACGTTTTCCTCCCTCGGCCTGATCGATCCCCTGGTCCGCAAACTCGATGAGCTCGGCTACGCCAAGCCCACGCCCGTGCAGGCGCAAGCGATTCCTGCCGTGCTGGCCGGCCGTGACCTGATGGCCGCCGCCCAGACGGGCACGGGCAAGACTGCCGGTTTCGCCGTGCCGCTGCTGCAGCGCCTGACATTGGAAGGCGTGGTGGCGCCCCAGTGCGTGCGCGTGCTGGTGCTCGTGCCCACGCGCGAACTGGCCGAGCAAGTGTATGCCAGCTTCCGCAGCTATGGCGGCAACTTGCCGTTGCGCAGCTTTGTCGCGTATGGCGGCGTGCCCATCGAGCCGCAGATCAGCAAGCTGCGCAAGGGCCTCGACGTGCTGGTGGCCACGCCAGGCCGCTTGCTGGACTTGCAGACGCAGGGCGCCGTCAAGTTCGAGCAAGTGCAGACGCTGGTGCTGGACGAGGCGGACCGCATGCTGGACCTGGGCTTCGAGCGCGAGCTTGATATCTTGCTGATGACGATGCCCAAGCAGCGCCAGACCTTGCTGTTCTCGGCCACCTTCTCGGACGCCATCCGCGCCATGGCGAAAACCATGCTGAAAGACCCCGTCTCGGTCGAGGTGAGCGCGCGCAACAGCACGGTCAAGGCCGTGAAGCAATCGGTGATCGTGTGCGACAAGAAACGCAAGCCGGAACTGTTTCTGCACCTGCTGAAGAAAAAGCGCTGGGGCCAGGTCCTGGTCTTCGTCAAGACGCGCAAGGGCGTCGAGCTGCTGGTGAATACCTTGCTGGAGCAGGGCGTGCGCGCCGATTCGATTCACGGCGACAAGACGCAGCCGAACCGTCTGCGCGCGCTGGCCCGTTTCAAATCTGCCGAGGTGCAAGTGCTGGTGGCTACCGACGTGGCCGCCCGCGGCCTCGACATCGATCAATTGCCCGTCGTCGTCAATTTCGACTTGCCCACCGTGGCGGAAGATTATATCCACCGTATCGGCCGCACGGGCCGCGCGGGCGCTTCGGGCGAAGCTATATCGCTCGTTTGTGCCGACGAGGTGGAATTGCTGTCGGCCGTGGAAGCGTTGACGCGGCAAACCCTGAAACGCAACGAGGAGCCCGGTTACGAGGCCGAGCACCGCGTGCCGGGCACGTCCGCAGGCGGCACGATCCAGAAAAAGGCCGTGAAAGTGCTGGCGCCGAAGGCGGCGGAGCGGGCCAAGAAGCGCCGCTTTTATAAATAA
- a CDS encoding DMT family transporter, with protein sequence MKTHASPPPALGLPELALIAITFIWGGTFLIVQHAVTVSGPLAFVAARFAVAASIGALACRGQLRHLTKAELLTGMAIGVSIFGGYALQTYGLMHITSSKSAFITAFYVPIVPLVQWLVFKQRPRAAVWVAVVLAFVGLLLLTGTDGLSMGLGKGELMTAVGAIAIALEIILISRVSPQLNILRVTIVQLATASLIALLLMPVMGEAPPALSQTFILSVLALGCASALIQYVMNWAQKRISATKATLIYAGEPVWAGVIGRIAGERMPALAIVGGILIIAAGILSEWRPKRLRADGKAIAPSD encoded by the coding sequence ATGAAAACACACGCAAGTCCCCCGCCCGCCCTCGGCCTGCCCGAACTGGCCCTGATCGCCATTACCTTCATCTGGGGCGGCACTTTTCTCATCGTGCAGCATGCCGTGACGGTCAGCGGACCGCTGGCCTTTGTTGCTGCCCGCTTCGCCGTGGCCGCCAGCATCGGCGCCCTCGCTTGCCGGGGCCAGCTGCGCCACCTGACGAAGGCCGAATTGCTGACAGGTATGGCCATCGGCGTGAGCATCTTTGGCGGCTACGCGCTGCAAACCTATGGCTTGATGCATATCACGAGCAGTAAATCGGCCTTCATCACAGCCTTCTATGTCCCCATCGTGCCGCTGGTGCAATGGCTGGTCTTCAAGCAGCGGCCCCGCGCCGCCGTCTGGGTAGCCGTGGTGCTGGCGTTCGTCGGCTTGCTGCTGCTCACGGGCACGGATGGCTTGAGCATGGGCTTGGGCAAAGGCGAGCTGATGACGGCCGTAGGCGCCATCGCGATCGCGCTGGAAATTATTTTGATCAGCCGCGTCTCGCCGCAATTGAACATCCTGCGCGTGACCATCGTGCAACTGGCGACCGCATCCCTGATCGCCTTGCTGCTGATGCCCGTCATGGGTGAAGCGCCACCCGCCCTGAGCCAGACGTTCATCCTCAGCGTGCTGGCCCTGGGCTGCGCCAGCGCGCTGATTCAATATGTGATGAACTGGGCGCAAAAGCGCATTTCCGCCACCAAGGCCACCCTGATCTACGCGGGCGAGCCAGTCTGGGCTGGTGTCATTGGGCGCATCGCCGGTGAACGCATGCCCGCGTTGGCCATCGTTGGGGGGATATTGATCATCGCTGCTGGCATCCTCAGCGAGTGGAGGCCGAAACGCCTGCGCGCCGATGGCAAGGCCATCGCGCCATCAGATTAA
- a CDS encoding chemotaxis protein CheB has protein sequence METLIVMGASVGGVSALSTIFAALPANFPAAILAVMHVGARNSVLPDILGKTSALPVRFAEAREPVRAGRILLAPPDRHMLVANLAGQATVELTRGPKENHTRPAIDPLFRSAAAAFGAKVVGVILSGYLDDGTAGLQAIKACGGKALVQEPQDAVAPSMPQSALDYAEVDWRLPCAEIGPALLALANGTLAPASAAPSLPPVPQWIAVENRFARGVGNMEQLEKIATPSTFTCPECQGTLWELHGQQPQRFRCHTGHSFTAKMLGELQHDKAEDAIWAAVRALQEKEKLYLNLAAKAQVWQHPGTASEYAAKARQAGEQADVLKRALLD, from the coding sequence ATGGAAACGCTGATCGTCATGGGGGCCTCGGTGGGCGGCGTGAGCGCACTGTCCACCATCTTTGCCGCCTTGCCGGCGAATTTTCCCGCGGCAATCCTGGCCGTCATGCACGTAGGCGCGCGCAACAGCGTGCTGCCCGATATCCTTGGCAAAACTTCCGCCTTGCCCGTGCGCTTTGCCGAAGCGCGCGAACCCGTGCGCGCGGGGCGCATCTTGCTGGCGCCGCCGGACCGGCACATGCTCGTTGCCAACCTGGCCGGCCAGGCAACGGTCGAGCTGACCCGGGGACCGAAGGAAAACCATACGCGTCCCGCCATCGACCCCCTGTTTCGCAGCGCAGCCGCCGCCTTTGGAGCGAAGGTGGTGGGCGTGATACTCAGCGGCTACCTCGATGATGGCACGGCAGGCTTGCAGGCCATCAAGGCTTGCGGCGGCAAGGCGCTGGTGCAGGAGCCGCAGGACGCGGTGGCGCCGTCGATGCCGCAAAGCGCGCTCGACTATGCCGAAGTGGACTGGCGTCTGCCGTGCGCCGAGATCGGCCCGGCCCTGCTGGCGCTGGCCAACGGCACGCTGGCGCCGGCCAGCGCCGCGCCGTCCTTGCCGCCCGTACCCCAATGGATTGCCGTGGAAAACCGTTTTGCCCGGGGAGTGGGGAATATGGAGCAACTGGAAAAAATTGCCACGCCATCGACGTTCACCTGTCCTGAATGCCAGGGCACCCTGTGGGAACTGCATGGCCAGCAGCCGCAGCGTTTTCGCTGCCATACGGGCCACAGTTTCACGGCGAAGATGCTCGGTGAGTTGCAGCATGACAAGGCGGAAGACGCCATCTGGGCCGCCGTCAGGGCGCTGCAGGAAAAAGAAAAACTGTATCTGAACCTGGCCGCCAAGGCCCAGGTCTGGCAGCATCCGGGCACGGCCAGCGAGTATGCGGCCAAGGCGCGCCAGGCAGGCGAGCAGGCCGATGTGCTGAAACGGGCCTTGCTGGATTAA
- a CDS encoding DNA-binding protein, giving the protein MAKVSAEQINAAMEAMAGEGHAITVRALRERLGNGACLGTISKLLLRRKAGAQRQIAAAAELSPVLQQAILDYVGQELSASHSAHEAEMNDNQQELMDLASENERQQELLDLQAGELETLREELERERQVANQARTDLAKAQLRLEGLPRLEEAAEQARMDLAKAQFKLEGIPRLEEAAEAARAELIQAQLKLESLTRVETELAAARLELEAEREELGETRAELDEERTLRIKAQQFIVDPIFKTPV; this is encoded by the coding sequence ATGGCTAAAGTAAGCGCGGAACAGATCAATGCGGCAATGGAAGCGATGGCGGGTGAAGGCCATGCCATCACGGTGCGCGCCTTGCGTGAACGGCTGGGCAACGGCGCCTGTCTGGGCACGATCAGCAAGCTCTTGCTACGCCGCAAGGCCGGTGCGCAACGCCAGATCGCTGCCGCCGCCGAACTGTCGCCCGTGCTGCAGCAAGCCATCCTCGATTATGTAGGACAGGAATTAAGCGCCAGCCACAGCGCGCATGAAGCCGAGATGAACGACAATCAACAGGAATTGATGGACCTGGCCAGCGAGAACGAGCGCCAGCAAGAGTTGCTGGACTTGCAGGCGGGCGAACTGGAAACCTTGCGCGAGGAACTTGAACGCGAGCGGCAAGTGGCGAACCAGGCCCGCACGGACCTGGCCAAGGCGCAGCTGCGCCTGGAAGGCTTGCCACGCCTGGAAGAAGCGGCCGAGCAGGCGCGCATGGACCTGGCCAAGGCGCAATTCAAGCTCGAAGGCATACCACGTCTGGAAGAGGCTGCCGAAGCGGCGCGCGCGGAACTGATCCAGGCCCAGCTGAAGCTGGAAAGCTTGACGCGCGTGGAAACGGAATTGGCGGCCGCGCGCCTGGAACTGGAAGCGGAACGCGAAGAGCTGGGTGAAACGCGCGCCGAACTCGATGAAGAGCGCACCTTGCGCATCAAGGCGCAGCAGTTCATCGTCGACCCCATCTTCAAGACGCCTGTCTGA
- a CDS encoding helix-turn-helix domain-containing protein, which produces MRSQAEAGGVLAHLATNLRRLRLAAGLSQEELARLSGLSRRMVNGVEAGSTNISLANLDHVAAALKVAFVDLVQPPQQPHDSLRVLMWQSASQASQAVLLGAAPASRQVELWSWTLAPGERYDAQADPAGFSEMLYVLEGELQLVLAAQTRHLATGDFFVFRSAQAYAYVNAGASTLRFTRNVAS; this is translated from the coding sequence TTGCGCAGTCAAGCCGAGGCCGGTGGCGTGCTGGCACACCTGGCCACCAATCTGCGGCGCTTGCGCCTGGCCGCCGGCCTCAGCCAGGAAGAGCTGGCGCGTCTGTCGGGCCTCAGTCGGCGCATGGTCAATGGCGTCGAGGCGGGCAGCACCAACATCAGCCTGGCCAACCTCGACCATGTGGCGGCCGCCTTGAAAGTTGCCTTTGTCGACCTGGTGCAGCCGCCGCAGCAGCCGCACGACAGCCTGCGCGTGCTGATGTGGCAAAGCGCATCGCAGGCCAGCCAGGCCGTGCTGCTGGGCGCGGCACCCGCCAGCCGCCAGGTGGAATTGTGGTCGTGGACCCTGGCGCCAGGCGAGCGCTATGATGCGCAAGCCGACCCGGCCGGCTTCAGCGAAATGCTCTACGTGCTCGAAGGCGAGTTGCAACTCGTGCTGGCGGCGCAAACCAGGCACCTGGCCACAGGCGATTTTTTCGTCTTCAGGAGCGCGCAAGCGTATGCCTACGTGAATGCGGGTGCATCCACCTTGCGCTTTACGCGCAATGTGGCCAGCTAG
- a CDS encoding TonB-dependent receptor plug domain-containing protein, whose amino-acid sequence MQTVEVKGSGYDPRRDDTASKMVVGSEEILKYGDTNVTDVLKRLPGITVSGAAGRSGGEIRMRGLGSGYTQILLNGERAPAGFSLDTLSPDVIERIEILHAASAEYSTQSIAGTINVVLKKAVKTAQRELKLGVQGSDVSFSPSVNLQLSDRDGNFSYSMAASLFRYDYHYDNPALELGYAPDGRQNLVRRTNGTGDGRPEGINLSPRLNWVLANGDNVTAQFFFNGGRSDHRNFSRAQTEQGMRPDYDTSTGSSSNHNAFGRSDLTWMHKLAGGARLELKVGASAARNTSDSLQQGFIDGSGLALDRRVGVKATENGVSSTGKYSTPLLPGHALSMGWDGAYTEREETRRQREAALAALGARPPVNSDEGFDATIKRLALFVQDDWEITPRWSMYAGVRWEGIDTRSAGNTYDEVNQRTSVWSPLLQTLWKLPDTKGDQVRLALTRTYKAQPTASLIPRRNTSTNNSQTDPDREGNPYLKPELALGIDASYEHYWAEGALLSARASARRIDGYTRQGLLFINDRWVSTPVNDGRANTQTLELEAKFPLRAVLSAPVPAIDLRASVSRNWSQVEQVPGPNNRLDQQTPVSGNFGLDYKTPDGVLTTGGSFNFRNGGPVRITERQSAYTSPRRDVDIYALWKFDAKNQLRLAVSNLLAQDFESTTAYADASGTIVRNSISPSSPQARATLEMKF is encoded by the coding sequence ATGCAAACCGTCGAAGTCAAGGGCAGCGGCTATGACCCGCGCCGTGACGATACGGCCAGCAAGATGGTCGTGGGCAGCGAGGAAATCCTCAAGTATGGCGACACGAATGTCACCGACGTGCTCAAGCGCTTGCCCGGCATCACCGTGTCCGGCGCGGCCGGGCGCTCGGGCGGCGAAATCCGCATGCGCGGGCTGGGCAGCGGCTACACGCAGATATTGCTCAACGGCGAACGGGCGCCGGCCGGTTTCTCGCTCGACACCCTGTCGCCGGACGTGATCGAACGCATCGAGATTTTGCACGCGGCCAGCGCCGAATACAGCACGCAATCGATCGCCGGCACCATCAACGTGGTGCTGAAAAAAGCCGTCAAAACAGCACAGCGCGAGCTCAAGCTGGGCGTACAGGGCAGTGACGTGAGCTTTTCGCCCAGCGTCAATCTGCAACTGTCCGACCGCGACGGCAACTTCTCGTATTCGATGGCCGCCTCCTTGTTCCGCTACGATTACCACTACGACAATCCGGCTCTGGAACTGGGCTACGCGCCCGATGGACGGCAAAATCTGGTGCGCCGAACGAATGGCACCGGCGATGGTCGCCCGGAAGGCATCAACCTGTCGCCGCGCCTGAACTGGGTGCTGGCCAATGGCGATAACGTGACGGCGCAATTCTTTTTCAATGGCGGTCGCTCGGACCACCGCAATTTCAGCCGCGCGCAAACAGAGCAGGGCATGCGCCCCGACTACGACACCAGCACGGGCAGTTCCAGCAACCACAATGCCTTCGGCCGCAGCGACCTGACGTGGATGCACAAGCTGGCCGGCGGCGCCCGGCTGGAATTGAAAGTTGGCGCCTCGGCCGCCCGCAACACGTCCGACAGCCTGCAGCAGGGCTTTATCGATGGCAGCGGCCTGGCGCTCGACCGCCGGGTGGGCGTGAAGGCGACGGAAAACGGCGTCAGTTCCACCGGCAAGTATTCCACGCCTTTGCTGCCCGGCCACGCCCTGTCGATGGGCTGGGACGGCGCTTACACCGAGCGCGAGGAAACGCGCCGCCAGCGCGAAGCGGCCCTGGCTGCCTTGGGCGCGCGCCCGCCCGTCAACAGCGACGAAGGGTTCGACGCCACCATCAAGCGCCTGGCCCTGTTCGTGCAGGACGACTGGGAAATCACGCCGCGCTGGTCGATGTATGCGGGCGTGCGCTGGGAAGGCATCGACACGCGCAGCGCGGGCAATACCTATGATGAAGTGAACCAGCGCACCAGCGTGTGGAGCCCGCTGTTGCAAACCCTGTGGAAGTTGCCAGATACCAAGGGAGACCAGGTGCGCCTGGCCCTGACGCGCACCTACAAGGCGCAGCCCACGGCAAGCCTGATTCCGCGCCGCAATACCTCGACCAACAATAGCCAGACGGACCCCGACCGCGAAGGTAATCCTTATCTGAAACCGGAGCTGGCGCTGGGCATCGACGCCTCGTACGAACATTACTGGGCCGAAGGCGCTTTGCTCAGCGCGCGCGCCTCGGCCCGCCGCATCGACGGCTATACGCGCCAAGGCTTGCTGTTCATCAATGACCGCTGGGTATCGACGCCCGTCAACGACGGCCGCGCCAATACGCAGACACTGGAACTGGAAGCGAAGTTCCCGCTGCGCGCCGTATTGTCCGCGCCCGTGCCAGCCATCGACTTGCGCGCCAGCGTCAGCCGCAACTGGTCGCAGGTGGAGCAGGTGCCGGGGCCAAACAACCGGCTCGACCAGCAAACGCCCGTCAGCGGCAATTTCGGTCTCGACTACAAGACGCCTGATGGCGTGCTGACCACGGGTGGCAGCTTCAATTTCCGCAATGGCGGCCCCGTGCGCATCACCGAGCGCCAGAGCGCCTATACGTCGCCGCGGCGCGACGTCGATATTTATGCGCTGTGGAAATTCGATGCGAAGAACCAGCTGCGCCTGGCCGTGTCGAATCTGCTGGCGCAAGACTTCGAAAGCACCACAGCGTATGCGGACGCCAGCGGCACGATAGTGCGCAACAGCATTTCACCGAGTTCGCCGCAGGCGCGCGCGACCCTGGAAATGAAGTTTTGA
- the asd gene encoding archaetidylserine decarboxylase (Phosphatidylserine decarboxylase is synthesized as a single chain precursor. Generation of the pyruvoyl active site from a Ser is coupled to cleavage of a Gly-Ser bond between the larger (beta) and smaller (alpha chains). It is an integral membrane protein.): MSDRLAVLPQYLLPKGALTNFAGRIAGAKGGAMTTRLIRWFVGRYNVNMDEALDPDITHYTSFNDFFTRALRPDARPLAKADYICPVDGRISQFGTIDKDQIFQAKGHNFSTTALVGGDAALAAQFEHGSFANLYLSPRDYHRIHMPCDGRLTRMIYVPGELFSVNPTTARGIPGLFARNERVVCVFDTANGPFVMTLVGATIVGSMATVWHGVVNPPRTGEIRDWSYANDNVVLKQGEELGRFLLGSTVVMLFPKDTVTFNASWQPAGPVQLGEVMGNLPK; encoded by the coding sequence GTGTCTGACCGTCTTGCCGTTTTGCCTCAATATCTGCTTCCAAAAGGAGCGTTGACCAACTTTGCCGGCCGAATCGCTGGCGCCAAAGGCGGCGCCATGACCACGCGTTTGATCCGCTGGTTCGTCGGCCGCTACAACGTCAACATGGATGAGGCGCTGGATCCGGACATCACGCACTACACGAGCTTCAACGACTTTTTCACGCGCGCGCTGCGCCCCGATGCCCGCCCGTTGGCCAAGGCCGACTACATCTGCCCCGTCGATGGCCGCATCAGCCAGTTCGGCACGATCGACAAGGACCAGATTTTCCAGGCCAAGGGCCACAACTTCAGCACCACGGCCCTGGTCGGCGGCGATGCGGCACTGGCGGCCCAGTTCGAACACGGCAGCTTCGCCAACCTGTACCTGAGCCCGCGCGACTACCACCGCATCCACATGCCGTGCGACGGCCGCTTGACGCGCATGATTTATGTGCCCGGTGAATTGTTCTCCGTCAACCCGACGACGGCGCGCGGCATTCCCGGCCTGTTCGCCCGTAACGAGCGCGTCGTCTGCGTGTTCGACACGGCCAACGGCCCCTTCGTCATGACCCTGGTCGGCGCCACCATCGTCGGCAGCATGGCCACCGTCTGGCACGGCGTCGTCAACCCGCCCCGCACGGGTGAGATCCGCGACTGGAGCTATGCGAACGACAATGTGGTGCTGAAACAGGGTGAAGAACTGGGCCGCTTCCTGCTCGGCTCCACCGTCGTCATGCTGTTCCCGAAAGACACCGTGACGTTCAATGCCAGCTGGCAACCGGCCGGCCCCGTGCAGCTGGGCGAAGTCATGGGCAACTTGCCCAAGTAA
- a CDS encoding LysR family transcriptional regulator, with protein MDIDPGDLLLFARVVECGSFSRAAQRVDLPKSTLSRRISLLEAKLGERLLLRTTRKLALTEFGASLLEHARKVVEETEAAGALAQHRQAGPSGLLRISMPADFGDALMRQVLAEFVRRYPAISLELDLSARRVDLLEENFDLAIRMGNLPDDASLAARRVAFSTLALYASPQYTSVHGLPEHPDDLYGHDLLSLPRAVHGLVHWTLIRGKTTWERDLPVRLLANSPELLVRMACTGVGIAASTDRFAKTYVETGELVRVLPEWSFPLVTGWAVFPGRRLMPAKTRAFLDLMEEMYKTDAPV; from the coding sequence ATGGATATCGATCCCGGAGATTTGCTGCTGTTCGCGCGCGTTGTCGAGTGCGGCAGTTTCAGTCGCGCCGCCCAGCGCGTGGACTTGCCCAAGTCGACCCTGTCGCGGCGCATCTCGCTGCTGGAAGCGAAACTGGGCGAACGGCTGCTGCTGCGCACCACGCGCAAGCTGGCGCTGACGGAGTTTGGCGCCAGCCTGCTCGAGCACGCGCGCAAGGTGGTCGAGGAAACGGAGGCGGCCGGCGCGCTGGCGCAGCACCGCCAGGCCGGTCCCAGCGGCTTGCTGCGCATTTCCATGCCGGCCGACTTCGGCGACGCGCTGATGCGCCAGGTGCTGGCCGAGTTTGTGCGCCGCTATCCGGCCATTTCGCTGGAACTGGACTTGTCGGCGCGCAGGGTGGATTTATTGGAAGAAAATTTCGACCTGGCCATCCGCATGGGCAACTTGCCCGACGATGCCAGCCTGGCCGCGCGCCGCGTGGCTTTCAGTACCCTGGCGTTGTACGCCTCGCCGCAGTACACGAGCGTGCACGGCTTGCCCGAACATCCCGACGATCTGTACGGCCATGATTTATTGAGCTTGCCACGCGCTGTACATGGCCTCGTGCACTGGACTTTGATTCGAGGCAAGACGACGTGGGAGCGCGATCTGCCCGTGCGCCTGCTGGCCAATTCGCCGGAATTGCTGGTGCGCATGGCCTGCACGGGCGTGGGCATCGCGGCCAGCACGGACCGCTTTGCCAAGACCTATGTGGAGACGGGGGAACTGGTGCGCGTGTTGCCGGAATGGAGTTTTCCGTTGGTAACGGGCTGGGCCGTGTTTCCCGGCCGGCGCTTGATGCCAGCCAAGACGCGCGCATTCCTGGACTTGATGGAAGAGATGTACAAGACGGACGCGCCCGTGTAG